In Lolium rigidum isolate FL_2022 chromosome 3, APGP_CSIRO_Lrig_0.1, whole genome shotgun sequence, the genomic window GGCTGTTTCATGCTGCTGGGACAGAAGACCTGGCTTCAGATGAACTTTCAAATTCAATGGGTTTGTTTCTGCAGGTATTTATAAATATTATTTTAATCAAATATCTGTATTTCCACTCTCATAATGGATGGATACCGTTTTTACATTCACCCTGTAGCTAATAGCTGGGCTTCAATTGCAGAAAACCAATATAATAAGGGATTATTTGGAGGACATAAATGAGATACCAAAGTGCCGTATGTTCTGGCCTCGAGAAATATGGAGTAAATATGCGGATAAACTTGAGGTACATCAATCCATTTATTTATATCTATTCCTCCCGACTAGCTGCAGGTATCCTATAATTGCAAATGATCACACATCCACAGTTTTCTGTCTTGTGGAAACAAGGGAATTACATTGGAATCCTATGATAAATAAATTCAAAATTCCTCTGTTCCAATACTTTGGGAAAATAATAAAAGCTGGTACTCGGCAGTAATCAAAATATCTAATGAAGCAGTTAATCATGTAATCTATTTACCTAATCCAATCTATTTACATACTCAACTGTGAAACTCTACAATTGTTCCACCTTTGTCATCCTTTTTTGCACATTCTTTAAAGTACTCTACAATTTTTCATCTATAATAATGCAATATTTTTGGGTTACTATATCAGGACCTCAAGTATAAGGAAAATTCAGAAAAAGCAGTACAGTGCTTGAATGATATGGTGACTAATGCTTTGATCCATGCTGAAGATTGCCTCCAATACATGTCAGCGTTGAAGGATAATACCAATTTTCGGTTTTGTGCAATACCTCAGGTAAACTATAGTGCTTGTTATTCTTATTACAGTCTTCACACTCTAGCAGTATCAGTGGACATGTTATAGCTCATAATAGATTTATGGTACTAGACATGATTTATGGTAACTGAACCTTCCTTTTGTTGGGTCATGGATGTAATTGGTTTTGGAGGCACATACGTTTAAAGACAGGCTTTCCATATTAGTGTACTTCACGTATTATTACTGATTGAGTCAGTTAGTAATGCTATGGTTTAGCCAAGGGTACGACGTACAAGGTTTTTTTACTTTCAGGATTGATCTGTTATCAGTGCAAGTAGCCAATATCTTTCAGACCAGTCATACTTTCTTTTCATACCGATACTCAACATTCTTTTAGCCACTTGAAATAGTTCTCAGTAGTAAAAGAGAGTTTCTGTTACAAGGATCTGACTATTTTGATGTTAATACCTTTGGTCGTACACTCGTACTACATGGCTGAGAGGCCATTTAAATGATTCACGGCTAACCGTTTCATCTTTTCAGATAATGGCAATTGGGACATGTGCTATTTGCTACAATAATGTAAATGTCTTCAGAGGAGTTGTTAAAATGAGGCGTGGTAAGACATATTAAGTTACTTCAAGTTGACAAGTTGTGCTAGCCTTCATTTTGCCAGAAAATATCAGTGTGACAACATTGTCACACTATGTTTAGGAATTTAATTTGTGACATATTATGCGATGCTCTACTTTTGTATATCACATTTGGAGTACATGCATTTCATGTGCATATTTTATATGGTTAGGAGTTGATCAATGATACAAAAAAAAGTGCATCATAGACTGCTTCGATAGTCCTTGGCATCAGAAAATACAACTCTATCCTTTTCTTTGATTGGTAATTTCTATTGATTTTATTTTATCCGCAAAGTATCATAATATCCACTTTATCAATTATGACTCAGTAGTTAAATTACGGGCATACTTGAATTTGGTTAATATGAGAAAAGGCATGTTATGCATTTATTGGGGAGGATTTGATCGAGAAAGGTGTGTATCTGTGAACCTTTTAGGGCAGTTCACGGTTTTCTGTTCTTCTCGGACATATGGGTTCACAGTTGAGTAGAACAACCTAAGATTTTCTAATCAGATTAGGAAAGGAGCTAAGCATAGTTTTTTCCCTAAGGGCCCCTTTGGATTGAAGGATTTTCAAAGGAAGTTAGGAGGAACTCTCAATCCCTAGGATTGTTTTCTCCAAGGAAGCCCTTTGGGTCAAAGGAATGATACCTCGAGAGTTCCTATGGATTGCATTCCTACACCCCAATCCCATAGGAATTTCAACATCCACTCTAACCTCTTTTTTACACTCAATCACGTAGGATTGAGGCGCATTTCCTGTATTTTCCCTGTGTTCCATCCAAATGACTTTTCTTgcagttttcttcttctttgcaaTCCTCTATTTTGTACCTGCAATCATATCAGATTCATCTGTTTTGAAATCCTGTGACCCAACTTTTACGTGTATGCTGCTTATTATATAATTTACATGTTTCAGTCTTGTAGTTATCTTTTATGTTCCTTCTGACCTGATCGGTGACTTAACATGTACTCCCTACCTCTCAGGGCTCACTGCACGAATAATTGATGAGACAAAATCGATGTCAGATGTCTATTCTGCTTTCTATGAATTCTCTTCATTGATAGAGTCGAAGGTATGCTCTGGAATGCTTATCCAAACAAACCTAGAGTCTAGCATGCATATAATAGAAGATTCAGATCTTTTTTCATGTACATGTAACAGAAAAGATATTATGCCATGTTACACAAAAGTGAAAAATACTTCAAATAGTGTTTCCCATTGTTTTATGGATCACTTGAATGTTCTATAGTTGTATGGATCAGTTAGAATGTTTACTTTTTATCTCAGAAATCCTCAACTTAGAATGTTTACTTTTGACCTCAGAAATCCATAACTAGGTAGCTTCACTTAAAGATGATGGTGTGTTTAGCCTTTAACTTTATGCATGTTTGAATAAAACTTACCATCTTTACTTTTGACAGTCTGTTGGTGTTGCTCCAAATCGCAAAGTTTAGCCAACCTTATTACTGTTCACTGATACATGATGTTAGTGATGGACCTTTGGATTCAATCTTTGTTTTTCGTAACTGTGACTTTATGCCTAATATGTTTGGTCGCCATCTCCTGATTTATGATAACGACTGTGACTTTATGCATAATATGTTTGGTCGCCATGTCTAGATTGATGATCATGACCCAAGTTCTGCGCTAACACGGAAGCGTGTAGAGGCAATAAAGAAAACTTGCAAGTCATCCGGTTTATTAAAGAGAAGGTTTGTTGAATGACTTAGGGTTGTACTTTAGTACTGACACCTTCATCTTCACTGACTCTCTGAATCTGTAGGGGATACGACCTGGAAAAGTCACGGTATAGGCATATGCTGGTGAGTATTTATCTATAAGTTGAAAATTCTGCAGGTTCTCTGTTACTATAAAAATTTCTCAAGCAGTTTATGTGACATCCTCAGATCATTCTTGCACTTCTGTTGGTGGCTATTTTCTTGGGTGTGCTGTATGCCAAGTGATTCGGCCAACATGGTCCTTCTATACTCATACACCACCTAGCCTAAAGGTAATAGGTTTTAAGTAACAAACTGACAATATTTCGTTTTTAACATCTTATTTGGAGAAAATCTGTAAGCTCCCAATGCTGATTCTGAATTTCATTTGTGTAGGTTCCAAGATGCTGTACCTGCTGCATGCAGATGGATATGGTTTCATGATATTGTGCTACCCTAATGTCATGCTAATTCTTTTGTTCTTTAATTTTGTCATCAGTTATGTTGTTTCAACTTGAAGTTGTTTGAATATGAGACACTTGTAACATGTATCATATGGATTTAGCGTGGTGCCTTGTTAGACAATGATGCCAACTGCATTTTGTTAATTTGTGACTTATCTATATGGAAATACCATTTTCAGTGCTACTTGTGCAATTTCATTACACCTGCTTGTGGGTAGCCTGTTCCTGAATTCTTCAGCTTGACAAGGAGATCCTGGTG contains:
- the LOC124704619 gene encoding squalene synthase 1-like — translated: MGALSRPEEVVALVKLRVAAGQIKRQIPPEEHWAFCYDMLQKVSRSFALVIQQLGPELRNAVCIFYLVLRALDTVEDDTSVANDVKLPILVDFYQHIYNPNWRFSCGTNHYKVLMDNFRLLSTAFLELGQGYQKAIEEITRRMGAGMAKFICQEVETVEDYNEYCHYVAGLVGYGLSRLFHAAGTEDLASDELSNSMGLFLQKTNIIRDYLEDINEIPKCRMFWPREIWSKYADKLEDLKYKENSEKAVQCLNDMVTNALIHAEDCLQYMSALKDNTNFRFCAIPQIMAIGTCAICYNNVNVFRGVVKMRRGLTARIIDETKSMSDVYSAFYEFSSLIESKIDDHDPSSALTRKRVEAIKKTCKSSGLLKRRGYDLEKSRYRHMLIILALLLVAIFLGVLYAK